In Candidatus Defluviilinea proxima, a single genomic region encodes these proteins:
- a CDS encoding sigma-70 family RNA polymerase sigma factor, whose protein sequence is MDEQALITDAQGGNLDAFNTLILHYQDSVFNTALRILGDEDQAADASQEAFISAFKSIKAFRGGSFKAWIMRTVTNACYDELRRKKRRPTTPLEPDTDDGEEMDSPRWLADPNMTPDQQAEADELEHAIQHCLNNLPLEFKTVVVMADIQGMDYTEVASAVRVPLGTVKSRLARARLRLQECLQGFAELLPASFRLEEGMNVQ, encoded by the coding sequence ATGGACGAACAAGCACTCATCACTGACGCCCAAGGCGGAAATCTCGACGCCTTCAACACGCTCATCCTGCATTATCAGGACAGCGTGTTTAATACTGCACTTCGCATCCTTGGCGATGAAGATCAGGCCGCCGATGCTTCGCAGGAAGCTTTCATCTCCGCGTTCAAAAGTATCAAAGCCTTTCGCGGTGGGTCGTTCAAAGCGTGGATCATGCGAACCGTGACCAATGCCTGTTATGACGAACTGCGCCGCAAAAAGAGGCGTCCCACCACGCCGCTTGAGCCCGATACTGACGATGGCGAAGAGATGGATTCCCCTCGCTGGCTTGCCGACCCCAACATGACGCCAGACCAGCAAGCCGAAGCCGACGAACTCGAACATGCCATCCAGCACTGTCTCAACAATCTCCCACTCGAATTTAAAACAGTCGTTGTCATGGCCGATATTCAAGGCATGGATTACACAGAAGTCGCAAGCGCTGTCCGTGTACCGTTAGGCACAGTCAAGAGTCGCCTCGCGCGTGCACGCTTAAGATTACAAGAATGTTTGCAAGGCTTCGCGGAACTTTTACCCGCATCATTTCGTCTGGAAGAAGGAATGAATGTGCAATGA
- the amrB gene encoding AmmeMemoRadiSam system protein B, which yields MTTLDVRPSPIAGRWYKGNAKKLAQNVDTFLDTAKLPELNGEVLAVIAPHAGHMYSGTVAGYAFAALRSLTPSLVAVISPMHQAYYESLITTSHDAYRTPLGDIPVDKIALNELDVALKSELGFGLSPVSRDPEHSLEIELPFLQRVLKSEWKLLPVMVRAQEPRVSEELGKALAKVLRDKNAILVASTDLSHFNNQQTALKYDRFMLDQIEAFDPSAAFEAERTGKGFACGLGAFTAVLWAARELGADKVKVLHHATSGDVTGDYSSVVGYGAAVMLKS from the coding sequence ATGACAACTCTTGATGTGCGTCCTTCACCGATCGCCGGTAGATGGTATAAGGGAAATGCGAAAAAACTTGCCCAAAATGTGGATACATTTTTGGATACTGCAAAGCTCCCTGAATTGAACGGGGAAGTGCTTGCTGTTATTGCGCCACATGCGGGGCACATGTATTCAGGCACAGTGGCAGGATACGCCTTCGCGGCGCTTCGATCATTAACCCCGAGTTTGGTCGCTGTGATCTCGCCGATGCATCAAGCCTATTACGAGTCGCTGATCACAACCTCGCACGATGCCTATCGAACGCCGCTTGGTGATATTCCAGTAGATAAAATCGCGCTGAACGAACTTGATGTGGCTTTGAAATCAGAATTGGGATTTGGTCTATCGCCCGTTTCACGTGACCCCGAACATTCGTTAGAGATCGAGTTGCCTTTTCTCCAACGTGTTTTGAAATCCGAGTGGAAGTTGTTGCCTGTTATGGTCCGTGCGCAGGAACCACGTGTTTCTGAAGAATTGGGCAAAGCGCTTGCAAAAGTGCTGCGCGATAAGAATGCCATTCTCGTTGCCAGTACGGACTTGTCACATTTTAACAATCAACAGACCGCCTTGAAATACGACCGTTTCATGCTCGACCAGATCGAAGCCTTTGACCCATCCGCTGCGTTCGAGGCAGAGCGCACTGGCAAAGGGTTTGCCTGCGGACTTGGCGCCTTCACGGCTGTGTTATGGGCCGCCCGCGAGTTGGGTGCGGATAAAGTGAAGGTGTTGCATCATGCCACTTCTGGTGATGTGACAGGGGATTACTCGTCCGTGGTGGGATATGGCGCAGCGGTGATGTTGAAGAGTTAA
- a CDS encoding DUF3054 domain-containing protein — translation MQKSTLLLAVLDAIAILVVTLIGFATHGETGLSFLPRMLAAFIPLTVAWFLISPWFGLFQSEIVTNPKQLWRPVFAMLFAAPFAAVLRGLLLNAPIIPIFAVVLSATSAFGMMIWRGIYLFVNRR, via the coding sequence GTGCAAAAATCAACTTTGTTACTGGCTGTTCTTGACGCCATTGCCATTCTCGTTGTCACGCTTATTGGATTTGCTACTCATGGTGAAACTGGCCTGTCCTTTCTTCCACGGATGCTTGCCGCATTCATCCCATTGACCGTTGCGTGGTTTCTGATTTCTCCTTGGTTTGGACTCTTTCAATCAGAGATCGTTACTAATCCAAAACAACTCTGGCGGCCTGTGTTTGCCATGCTCTTTGCCGCACCGTTCGCCGCCGTCTTGCGTGGACTACTCCTCAACGCTCCGATCATTCCAATTTTCGCTGTGGTGTTAAGTGCCACATCCGCATTTGGGATGATGATCTGGCGGGGAATTTATCTTTTTGTAAACCGCAGGTAG
- the greA gene encoding transcription elongation factor GreA, whose amino-acid sequence MPNNFLTKDGFQKLQDELEYLRTVKRQEVANRLHEAMEGGELIENAEYEAAKNEQAFVEGRIQELDALLASAKLIEENGSKKKSDGVQLGSKVTIKEGNFESETFIIVGMAEANPREGKISNESPIGKAILGRKVGDTVKVETPGGTYNVKILKIG is encoded by the coding sequence ATGCCCAACAATTTCTTAACCAAGGACGGTTTTCAAAAGCTTCAGGATGAATTGGAATACCTGCGCACGGTCAAACGCCAGGAAGTTGCTAATCGTCTGCATGAGGCCATGGAAGGTGGAGAGCTGATTGAGAATGCCGAATATGAAGCCGCCAAGAACGAGCAGGCTTTTGTGGAGGGACGCATTCAGGAGTTGGACGCGTTGCTCGCAAGCGCAAAGCTGATCGAAGAGAATGGTTCCAAGAAGAAGAGCGATGGCGTTCAGTTGGGTTCCAAGGTGACTATCAAAGAAGGGAACTTTGAGTCCGAGACCTTTATTATCGTGGGCATGGCCGAGGCCAACCCACGTGAAGGCAAGATCTCGAATGAGTCCCCGATTGGCAAGGCTATTTTGGGCCGCAAAGTGGGTGATACGGTGAAAGTGGAAACCCCAGGCGGCACATATAATGTTAAAATCTTGAAGATAGGCTGA
- a CDS encoding PIG-L family deacetylase encodes MRWIYLSPHLDDAVLSAGGLIYEQTMSGTPVEIWTFMAGTPVDTEFSSFAQMLHAQWGFADAEESVRLRREEDRQAAAVVGAKIQHFDFLDCIYRRGKEGEWLYQGISFAPREEDAGLPQQIADFVSPRLKPDDLLVCQLSVGSHVDHVLVRQAAELLGRPLIYDIDVPYIFTKPEEFEPKSVGMKETTHSITEAGLKCWQDAVLLYKSQLPALGDAMETPELASESIRSYWEEWGGIRLFEMG; translated from the coding sequence ATGCGATGGATTTACCTTTCCCCTCACCTTGACGATGCCGTGCTTTCTGCCGGCGGATTGATCTACGAACAAACCATGTCTGGCACCCCAGTAGAGATATGGACGTTCATGGCTGGTACGCCTGTTGATACCGAGTTCTCCTCGTTTGCTCAGATGCTTCATGCGCAGTGGGGTTTTGCCGATGCAGAAGAATCTGTCCGCTTGCGGCGCGAAGAGGATCGTCAAGCTGCGGCTGTTGTAGGGGCAAAGATTCAGCATTTCGACTTTTTGGATTGCATCTATCGCCGTGGTAAAGAAGGTGAATGGCTCTATCAGGGAATCTCCTTTGCGCCTCGCGAAGAGGACGCTGGACTTCCCCAGCAGATCGCGGACTTTGTTTCCCCTCGCCTCAAACCAGACGATTTGCTGGTCTGCCAACTGTCAGTTGGTTCACACGTGGACCATGTCCTCGTGCGGCAAGCCGCCGAATTGCTGGGCCGTCCGTTGATCTATGATATTGATGTTCCGTATATCTTTACCAAGCCCGAAGAATTCGAGCCGAAATCGGTTGGGATGAAAGAAACAACTCACAGCATAACCGAAGCAGGCCTAAAGTGCTGGCAAGACGCGGTTTTGCTTTACAAATCCCAGTTACCGGCGCTGGGAGATGCCATGGAAACCCCAGAACTGGCCAGCGAGTCCATCCGATCTTATTGGGAGGAATGGGGGGGCATTCGTCTCTTTGAAATGGGCTGA
- a CDS encoding TIR domain-containing protein, whose translation MSSSATPFFFISYSREDKAMQERIVRELRERGVNVWVDIENLIPGTPAWEREIERSIRNSSGIVVLLSPGSASSEWVRREISFAEENNKRIFPVHIRGDENDSIPLRLSSHQRVDLRKNFENGLDYLADTLKNYLGITSVGRAIQNQKPASFDISKIDIKKYIIPGLIALVAITCISGLFFVASRLINLGNITNKPSTETQANINTTPNEETVTETPTQPSTTNEPTGKIIFTCEIKGSEICIINPDGSGWRQLTNSEYASFNANLSPNGQEAVYVISNGKYTEIHELDVNTGDSIQLTNFGKNIGSPEISPDNNYIIFHYKPDDSSTLELWLMNKDGSDPHKFYSKSGKDVHDGTWSSNGEQILFAMGKGENNQLYTIDINGGEPQLLNDKIDTRGRSDWSANGLISLDQGGPFAHEVYLMNEDGTNLHQISPKGMNSQGASISPDGNWIAFTAYTNVAEKDLSSCEIFIMRVDGTDVRQLTSNTYCDYQPRWGN comes from the coding sequence ATGAGTTCTTCAGCTACCCCGTTCTTCTTTATTAGTTATAGCCGCGAAGACAAAGCCATGCAAGAAAGGATCGTCCGCGAGTTGCGTGAACGCGGCGTCAATGTATGGGTGGATATTGAAAACCTCATCCCCGGCACCCCTGCTTGGGAACGCGAGATCGAGCGTTCGATACGAAATTCTTCTGGCATAGTAGTGCTCCTCTCGCCGGGCTCGGCCAGCTCAGAGTGGGTGCGGCGTGAGATCAGTTTTGCGGAAGAGAACAATAAACGTATCTTTCCTGTCCATATCCGCGGTGATGAAAATGACTCGATCCCATTACGGCTTTCCTCCCATCAACGCGTAGATCTACGAAAGAACTTCGAAAATGGCTTGGACTATCTGGCCGATACGCTCAAAAATTATCTGGGCATTACTTCCGTCGGACGGGCAATTCAGAATCAAAAACCCGCCTCCTTCGATATCTCCAAAATAGACATAAAAAAATATATCATCCCCGGTTTGATCGCGTTGGTAGCAATCACATGTATCAGCGGATTGTTCTTCGTGGCTAGCAGACTTATCAATCTGGGAAATATCACAAACAAACCGTCCACCGAAACTCAAGCCAATATAAACACAACACCCAATGAAGAAACGGTCACTGAAACTCCCACCCAGCCATCAACAACCAATGAGCCGACCGGCAAGATTATTTTCACCTGTGAAATAAAGGGAAGCGAAATCTGCATCATCAACCCTGATGGATCGGGTTGGAGGCAGTTAACCAACTCAGAATATGCATCCTTTAATGCGAACCTGTCTCCCAATGGTCAAGAAGCCGTTTATGTCATCAGCAATGGAAAATATACAGAAATCCACGAATTGGATGTGAACACCGGTGATTCCATTCAATTGACCAATTTCGGCAAGAATATTGGTTCACCCGAAATATCACCCGACAATAACTATATTATCTTCCACTATAAACCCGATGACAGCAGCACCCTTGAACTATGGCTCATGAACAAGGACGGTAGTGATCCTCACAAGTTTTACAGCAAATCGGGCAAGGATGTTCATGATGGCACCTGGTCATCGAATGGAGAGCAAATCCTGTTCGCGATGGGGAAAGGCGAAAACAATCAACTCTATACCATTGACATCAATGGAGGCGAGCCGCAATTGTTGAACGATAAAATTGATACCCGTGGAAGAAGCGATTGGTCTGCTAATGGCCTGATCTCGCTCGATCAGGGAGGCCCCTTTGCGCATGAGGTCTATCTTATGAACGAAGATGGGACCAATCTACATCAGATATCTCCCAAAGGCATGAATTCACAAGGAGCTAGTATTTCCCCAGATGGCAATTGGATCGCCTTCACTGCATACACCAATGTCGCAGAGAAAGACTTAAGCTCTTGTGAAATCTTCATCATGCGCGTGGATGGCACTGATGTACGTCAGCTTACGAGCAATACCTATTGTGATTATCAACCGCGATGGGGAAACTAA
- the lysS gene encoding lysine--tRNA ligase, which translates to MAEYNSLEKIRLQKLDELRAEGIEAYPTRAKRTHLSAEAIAEFEAKEKDGVEVKATLAGRIRASRAMGKVSFAHIEDGAGKIQLFVRANELGKERVDFFNKTLDIGDFIQAEGIMFRTKSGEVTLHVHDFSLLAKSVSPLPAAKDETLEDGTVVRHAALDNPELRARQRYADLAVNPDVRDTFRKRAGIIKAIREFLDAKDFLEVETPILQPLYGGAAARPFTTHHNELEQDMYLRISFELYLKRLLVGNLERVYEIGRDFRNEGVSFKHNPEFTQLEFYWAYADYLQVMELTEQMIAYTAQKVLGTQVIKYKEHEINLTPPWKRLEMRQGILESSGIDIAEHKTGEELFKAIRAKHPNKTPDPHATRGKLIDFLLSEFLEPTLIQPTFLYNYPRDISPLAKSMPGDPLTVERFEGYVAGFELCNAFTELNDPLDQEQRFLEMGRDYTDDEEEKHPLDEDYLRAMRYGMPPNGGFGMGVDRLAMLLLDKHSIREVLLFPALRKEE; encoded by the coding sequence ATGGCTGAATACAATTCACTTGAAAAAATCCGTTTACAAAAATTGGACGAACTTCGCGCGGAGGGGATCGAAGCGTATCCAACTCGTGCAAAGCGTACGCATTTGAGCGCCGAGGCGATCGCTGAATTCGAAGCGAAGGAAAAAGATGGTGTCGAAGTAAAAGCGACTCTTGCGGGGCGCATCCGTGCCAGCCGTGCAATGGGCAAGGTTTCGTTTGCTCACATTGAAGATGGTGCGGGGAAGATCCAATTGTTCGTGCGCGCCAACGAACTTGGCAAAGAACGCGTGGATTTTTTCAACAAGACGCTTGACATCGGCGATTTCATCCAAGCGGAAGGAATCATGTTCCGCACGAAATCAGGCGAGGTTACGCTTCATGTCCATGACTTTAGCCTGCTTGCCAAGTCTGTGAGCCCTCTGCCCGCCGCAAAAGATGAGACTCTCGAAGATGGGACAGTGGTCCGCCATGCCGCGTTGGATAACCCTGAACTGCGTGCCCGGCAGCGCTACGCTGACCTTGCGGTCAACCCCGATGTCCGCGATACCTTCCGCAAACGGGCAGGTATTATCAAAGCTATACGCGAATTTTTGGATGCTAAGGACTTTCTCGAAGTAGAAACCCCCATCTTGCAACCGTTATACGGTGGTGCAGCGGCACGTCCGTTTACGACACATCACAACGAGCTCGAACAGGATATGTACCTGCGCATCTCATTTGAGTTGTACCTCAAGCGTTTGCTTGTAGGCAACTTGGAACGAGTCTACGAAATCGGGCGTGACTTCCGCAACGAGGGTGTCTCATTCAAACATAACCCTGAGTTCACACAACTTGAGTTCTATTGGGCTTACGCGGACTATTTGCAAGTGATGGAATTGACCGAGCAAATGATCGCTTATACCGCGCAAAAGGTCTTAGGGACTCAGGTAATCAAGTACAAAGAACACGAGATCAACCTCACTCCTCCGTGGAAGCGGCTCGAAATGCGACAAGGTATTCTCGAATCTTCTGGTATTGATATTGCCGAACACAAGACCGGCGAAGAATTATTCAAGGCCATTAGAGCGAAGCACCCGAATAAGACGCCCGATCCGCATGCGACTCGCGGCAAGTTGATCGACTTCCTGCTTTCTGAGTTTCTCGAGCCGACGCTTATCCAGCCGACGTTCCTGTATAACTATCCGCGTGATATTTCTCCGTTGGCGAAATCCATGCCCGGAGATCCGTTGACAGTGGAACGTTTTGAAGGATACGTGGCTGGCTTTGAGTTGTGCAACGCCTTTACTGAATTGAACGATCCGCTCGACCAAGAACAACGCTTCCTCGAAATGGGACGTGATTACACCGATGACGAAGAGGAGAAACATCCGCTCGACGAGGATTATCTGCGCGCTATGCGTTACGGTATGCCTCCGAATGGCGGTTTCGGCATGGGCGTGGACCGTCTCGCCATGTTATTGCTCGATAAACACTCCATTCGTGAAGTGTTGCTGTTCCCAGCATTGCGCAAAGAAGAATGA
- a CDS encoding transglutaminase family protein, which produces MHLKIEHTTTFTYDHPISEAYTEMRLKPLDVDGQRCISFRLITEPHDMVLRYADQFGNDVRHFDFIQPHQRLMVSAVSEVFTPDLYISNSLNFSPLDEFNYLSQTEYAPHTPDLAVFFASHKADTPLDTALNFMHLIFKNLVYEKGATDVKTTADKALALGRGVCQDFSHIMLAACRMENIPARYVSGYLYNNEHIAASHAWVDVFTPERGWVSLDPTHDTEQTGQYVRVAVGRDYADVPPTRGIFKGNAKEKMEVAVSVKAL; this is translated from the coding sequence ATGCATTTGAAGATCGAACACACCACCACTTTCACTTACGATCACCCTATTAGTGAAGCTTATACAGAAATGCGTTTGAAGCCACTTGACGTGGATGGACAGCGTTGTATTTCATTTCGTCTGATAACCGAACCGCACGATATGGTTTTGCGATATGCCGATCAGTTTGGTAATGATGTGCGACATTTTGATTTTATTCAACCACATCAACGATTGATGGTATCTGCTGTGAGCGAGGTCTTTACCCCTGATTTATATATATCGAACTCGCTGAACTTTTCCCCGTTGGATGAATTCAATTATCTTTCACAGACAGAGTACGCGCCTCACACTCCCGATCTGGCTGTTTTCTTCGCTTCGCATAAAGCGGATACCCCGCTGGATACCGCTCTGAATTTCATGCACCTTATCTTCAAGAACCTTGTATATGAAAAAGGCGCGACTGATGTAAAGACCACAGCCGATAAAGCTCTGGCTCTTGGACGTGGCGTGTGTCAGGATTTTTCACATATCATGTTGGCGGCTTGCCGTATGGAGAATATCCCTGCACGGTATGTCAGCGGGTATTTGTATAACAATGAACACATAGCGGCTTCACACGCTTGGGTGGATGTGTTTACCCCAGAGCGCGGATGGGTCTCCCTCGACCCTACACACGACACCGAACAGACGGGTCAATACGTCCGTGTGGCCGTTGGTCGCGACTATGCAGATGTCCCCCCGACGCGCGGCATCTTCAAAGGCAATGCCAAAGAGAAAATGGAAGTTGCTGTTTCAGTGAAGGCGCTGTAG
- a CDS encoding NUDIX hydrolase: MIGWHDNAIRFVLKMAHTEFNFCPRCGTPVNHEERFGKLRPVCPQCGWIHFVDPKVAAAVLVTQGGRVLLVRRVNEPFRGLWTLPAGFVNGGEDPAEAAARECLEETGLSVRVTRVYDIVSGREHPRGADFVIVYEAEVLGGEMEAADDADAVEWFDRSNLPPLAFLATRKVLGVE; encoded by the coding sequence ATGATCGGATGGCATGACAACGCCATCCGATTTGTTTTGAAGATGGCACATACCGAATTCAATTTCTGCCCCCGTTGTGGGACACCTGTTAATCATGAAGAACGATTTGGAAAGTTGCGCCCAGTGTGCCCACAATGTGGTTGGATCCATTTTGTGGACCCGAAAGTTGCTGCCGCTGTGTTGGTGACTCAGGGTGGGCGTGTTCTACTTGTGCGACGTGTGAACGAACCGTTCCGTGGTTTGTGGACTTTGCCTGCGGGTTTTGTCAATGGGGGTGAGGACCCGGCCGAGGCGGCCGCAAGAGAATGTTTGGAAGAAACAGGCTTGAGCGTAAGAGTGACGCGTGTGTATGATATTGTCTCAGGTCGTGAGCATCCGCGCGGTGCAGATTTTGTCATTGTGTACGAGGCTGAAGTCCTTGGCGGAGAAATGGAAGCGGCCGATGATGCGGATGCAGTTGAATGGTTTGATCGAAGCAATCTTCCACCATTGGCTTTTCTAGCAACACGTAAAGTACTTGGGGTGGAATAA
- a CDS encoding PilZ domain-containing protein yields the protein MQERRKEPRKNLMSYSQVFDVHDGSLLGYLGDLTSFGAMVISDMKLDTGRLTTISIQLPELEGVSETSINLPVRIVWCKQDLSPEYFNVGLEFQTMTDKQRKIVEAVVENYEFRRQNPSYPPHPNELSANE from the coding sequence ATGCAGGAAAGACGAAAAGAACCACGCAAAAATTTAATGTCCTATTCTCAGGTGTTCGATGTTCATGATGGGTCCTTGCTTGGTTATCTCGGAGACCTGACAAGTTTCGGCGCAATGGTCATTAGCGATATGAAACTCGATACCGGTAGGCTTACCACAATATCAATCCAATTACCGGAACTTGAAGGAGTTTCTGAGACATCGATCAATCTGCCTGTGCGGATCGTATGGTGCAAACAAGACCTCAGCCCGGAGTATTTCAACGTTGGCCTCGAATTTCAGACAATGACTGACAAACAAAGAAAAATCGTGGAAGCCGTGGTGGAGAACTATGAATTTCGCAGACAAAACCCCAGCTACCCGCCACATCCCAATGAATTAAGCGCAAACGAGTAA
- a CDS encoding DUF3592 domain-containing protein, translated as MAKKKYSINWDDDIAVSFEVDGVTYESLEDVPEEKDRLKLEAMLNSAEDAEFDAEFEKIQKELEPISNFPVEKVVLSVFTGIAVIMLLVAGVASFNNIRKVNREESASGVVTDMTKRLEYDEQDFNRVVGETYYPVVEFTANDGKRRNVQLSEGSFPPAYEVGDEVTILYEPENPMDARIKSFGSSALMWILPSITGVLGIGFLVAVIAVQRVMTPSGNAQSE; from the coding sequence ATGGCAAAGAAAAAATACTCGATCAATTGGGATGACGATATCGCTGTTTCGTTTGAAGTAGATGGCGTGACCTACGAAAGCCTGGAGGATGTCCCTGAGGAGAAGGACAGACTCAAACTGGAAGCCATGCTCAACTCTGCAGAAGATGCAGAGTTTGACGCGGAGTTCGAAAAGATCCAAAAAGAATTAGAGCCGATCAGCAACTTCCCTGTGGAGAAAGTTGTGCTTTCGGTTTTCACTGGTATTGCTGTGATTATGTTATTGGTCGCAGGGGTCGCGTCATTTAACAACATTCGTAAAGTCAATCGAGAAGAAAGCGCGTCCGGTGTTGTGACCGATATGACCAAACGCCTCGAATATGATGAGCAAGATTTCAATCGTGTAGTCGGTGAGACGTATTACCCCGTGGTGGAATTCACTGCGAACGATGGCAAACGTCGCAACGTCCAGTTGAGCGAAGGAAGTTTCCCGCCTGCTTATGAAGTAGGGGATGAAGTGACCATATTGTACGAACCCGAGAATCCCATGGACGCACGCATCAAGTCCTTTGGCAGTTCAGCCCTGATGTGGATATTGCCTAGTATCACAGGTGTCTTGGGAATCGGCTTTCTTGTCGCTGTGATCGCTGTGCAGAGGGTGATGACGCCTAGTGGTAATGCTCAGTCTGAGTAA
- a CDS encoding alpha-E domain-containing protein — translation MLSRVAESLYWMARYIERAEDLTRLLAVNFNALLDSKPADAKRGWEAVVGINGDDPLFTELHTEANAQSVSRFVFWEPLNSNSVVSCITRARENARGVREQISSEMWEAVNRLYFLVRDTKRANEFSNPIDFFELVRDRAQAYQGITSATMTHGEPYQFIRLGLHLERADKTARILEGKYHYLNLFSKSPAETSLQLIALLRSCAAFEPYRRASGGQLSAEKVVEYLLLDHEFPRGVLFCLNRCQRTLDAIGEDPTVPVRPDSPRRVLGRLNADLEYLDIHDVLGENMDPFLSKFLTRLNSIGDEIARTYFNTSVILPDERPRQQQQQQQ, via the coding sequence ATGCTTTCACGAGTCGCTGAATCTCTCTATTGGATGGCGCGTTACATTGAACGTGCCGAAGACCTGACCCGCCTATTGGCGGTCAATTTTAACGCCTTGCTTGATTCCAAGCCTGCTGATGCGAAACGTGGCTGGGAAGCTGTTGTAGGGATTAATGGAGATGACCCGCTATTCACTGAGCTTCATACCGAAGCCAATGCACAATCGGTAAGCCGTTTCGTATTCTGGGAACCTCTCAACTCGAACAGTGTTGTCTCCTGCATCACACGTGCGCGAGAGAATGCGCGCGGTGTACGTGAACAAATCAGTAGTGAGATGTGGGAGGCCGTCAATCGTTTGTACTTTCTTGTCCGTGATACCAAACGGGCCAATGAGTTTTCCAATCCAATTGATTTCTTCGAATTGGTGCGTGACCGGGCACAGGCATATCAGGGGATCACATCCGCCACCATGACGCACGGTGAACCGTATCAGTTTATTCGTTTGGGGTTGCACCTTGAACGTGCGGATAAAACAGCCCGTATTTTAGAGGGCAAATATCATTACCTTAATCTCTTTTCCAAAAGCCCAGCAGAGACTTCTTTACAGTTGATCGCATTATTGCGTTCGTGTGCCGCCTTTGAGCCATATCGCCGCGCCTCTGGCGGACAGTTGAGCGCTGAAAAGGTAGTGGAATACCTCTTGCTCGATCATGAATTTCCGCGTGGAGTTTTGTTTTGCTTGAATCGTTGTCAGCGTACGTTAGATGCTATTGGCGAGGATCCAACCGTCCCTGTACGGCCCGATTCGCCTCGTCGAGTGTTGGGTCGCCTCAATGCAGACCTGGAGTACCTCGACATCCACGACGTATTGGGTGAAAATATGGATCCGTTCCTGAGCAAATTTCTAACCCGCCTCAATTCGATCGGCGATGAAATCGCCCGGACCTATTTCAATACCAGCGTTATTCTTCCCGATGAAAGGCCGCGACAGCAACAACAACAGCAACAATAA
- a CDS encoding ribosomal protein L7/L12 — translation MPVLTPDQEKQIREYIHNQQLLYAIKLYREVTGVGLAEAKAAVEAMERGEVVQTPLDRIDYDNPVMEAKIESLLSKKQKLEAIKIYREEYGVGLKEAKDAVERIEASMRSRGVPPMNVPYESAIGSDPFENAGENGRRIAVIVVGVVALMACGVALFLLAVGGS, via the coding sequence ATGCCAGTCCTTACTCCAGACCAAGAGAAACAGATCCGCGAGTACATTCATAACCAACAATTGCTCTATGCCATCAAGTTGTATCGTGAAGTGACTGGAGTTGGCTTGGCTGAAGCAAAGGCTGCCGTGGAAGCGATGGAGCGTGGTGAAGTTGTCCAAACTCCCTTAGACAGGATCGATTACGATAACCCTGTCATGGAGGCAAAGATCGAATCCTTGCTTTCCAAGAAACAAAAACTTGAGGCGATTAAGATCTATCGCGAAGAATATGGGGTTGGGTTGAAGGAAGCCAAGGATGCAGTGGAAAGGATCGAAGCATCCATGCGAAGCAGAGGCGTGCCACCCATGAATGTTCCATACGAATCAGCCATTGGCAGTGACCCGTTTGAGAACGCTGGTGAAAATGGCCGCCGTATTGCAGTCATCGTTGTGGGCGTTGTTGCGCTTATGGCTTGTGGGGTCGCTCTCTTTTTATTAGCAGTAGGCGGTTCCTAA